The Pseudomonadota bacterium genome contains the following window.
ATAACAACACCGACAATCAATGGACACCCTGATCTGCCGGATGGCACCAACGCCTATCTGGTTATCGATAACGGTAAAGAATTCACAATTACATGCAGGTTTCACATTCACGGCAACAGCCTCTGCCTTGCCGGACAATCGGGAACACTGCACACAGATACTGACACCGGCAAAGTATACAGGCAGTTGGTCGCCCCCGGGGGCGGATGCGGTTTAATCATAACCGATGAGCCTGTTGAGGGATTGTCACCATGGGCGCTGCGGGGTGTTGTAATTGCCGAACGAAGCAAGGAAACAGGGGAAATCCTGCTGACAACAAAAAACTCTGGAAGAGGCGCCGATGAACCGCCGATCATGTTTATTGACGGCAAAGCTGTTGAGCTGCACAAATATGTATCATAAAGATAATCGCGACTTAAATGCGAAAGAACCAAAAAATATGTAACAAAAGATTTATCGTTTATTTTTTAAGGCATCTTGCTATCTCCCCCACATACATCCTGTGATAGTCCTTCAGGGGATAAAATTCATCTATTTCCGGGGACAGGAAATGCGCCGGCATAATATCCTGAAAATATATCTTCCTGCATATCAGCACCAGTCGCGCTTCAGCAAAATAGACTGAATCATTATCAAAGACAGGGGTAAGATTTGTTTCTGTTACCTTATTTACATCTCTTCCTGATTTTGTGCCGCAGTAAGTTAAGATATCTCTGTATTGTTCCTCAAGGAAAGAAAGCGTGTAGATGTCTGACCTTTCCATAAATTCATAGGTGTAACGGTTAGGCCTTATCACACAGAAACAAATATTCTTGTTCCACAATATACCTAAGCCGCCCCATGCACCTGTCATGGTATTGAAAGATTGCTTTGTGCCGGCAGTGATGAGCATCCAGTCTTTGCCTATAAGCTTGAAAGGGTTGTCAACAAGATTTTCCGGAATTATTTCTTGAAAAGTTTTCATGATCTCATCTCCTTGAAATATTTATTTACAATAATGAACCTCCCCGCAGCAGAGCTGCGAGGTATCAATTGATTGAAAGTGCATCAAAAATGCTGCCTTCTATTATTCTTTGGTCTGCAAATAATATAAAATTTCCCTTTTCAATATCGTGCTTCTCCCAGGCCACATAAATGCCCTGCTCCTTAAACTTTTCAATATTCACTCGCCTGTGCCCGATAAGGTGCGGAATATCTGCGCTGTTCAATTTTACCATTACATCACCTTTTAGTGATGCAGCGTCAATATTTGCTTTAATTGCAAGATAGAACGCCTGTGATTTAACAATATATCCAAGGGCAGGATGAAACTGGCCTGCAACAACGCTGTCCTTTATAAGTTCGTTATCTGTAAGCCCCATCTTAACGGTCTTTATACCATGTTTTAATGCACTGAGGTATATGTATGTTGCACGTTCAATCGCCTCTTCAAATTGAACAGGCACAAAAAAACCGCTTTCATACATCCTGTGAAGAGGGGTATTTTTTAATACAACAAGAGGGTAAATCCTTATGTAGTGAGGAGATAATCGGATAATTTGCCTCACTGTCTCTTTTATATCGTTCTTCATTTCGTCCGGCAAACCCACCATAACCTGAATGGCAACATGAAATCCCCGGTCTTTCAACAGATAGAAGGCCCTGTAAAAATCCTCAATAGTATGACCTCTATTGAGTTTTTTAAGAATATCATCGTTAAATACAGGCATTCCGAGTTCTACGACTGTAACCCTGTTCTCCTTCAATATACGGATTGTTTCTTCATTGAGAGGGATGGGTTTTGTGGAAATCCTGAAATTCAAAATCCTTTCCGAAAAGTCATCAAAATATTTGAAAAGCATCTTAAGAACAGAAGGCTCTATATTAAAGATATTCCCTCCAAACAGGCCGACTTCATAGTTGCCTTTTACATTTTCAAGGGATTTTTTAATCAGGGAAGGCAGATCATCACTATGCACATCGGTAATGCACCCCTGATCACAATAAATACACCGATCTGAACAGCCAAGATGCGGAAGGAAGATTGGGACAATCATGTATATAAGATACAGGACTTGGAGCTAAGAATCCAGTTTGTTTGTTGACACACCCCTTGCAGGGGCGATTTGTTGCGATAAGTTTTTAGATGTTAAAAGACATTTAAGAATTTACATTGTTGCTTTTTTACAATGTATATGCACCAATCAAATTATTAAGAAGCAATTTGGCTGCATTCTGCTCTGCCTCTTTTTTGTTCTTGCCCATACCTTTTGCTTTAAATTCTTTTCCAATGCATACGATTACAGTGAAACCATCTTTTGTTTTTCTTGAAAATTTGTATTTCGGAAGCGTGCTCCATTTTTTCTGGGAATATTCCTGAAGTACATTTTTCGGACTTCTTTCTGTAAGCTTTTCTTCCTTGAAATGCGGTTTGAACAGTTTTTTGATAACCTGAGTTGTCTTCCTCATTCCACCATCCAGATAGATGGCGCCTATTAATGCTTCAAGCATATTCGACAGGACTTTGGATTCTTCCGGCACATTGTTTTCACCATTACCGTAATTCATATGTTCTTTCAGATTTATGCTTCGCGCAATCTCGGTTAACGTCTCTCTTTTCACAAGACTTGAGCGTGCATTGCTTAAAAAACCTTCATCCCTGTCACAGAATTTTTTATAGAGAATTATACTGACAACACTGTTTAAAACAGCATCGCCAAGATATTCAAGCGTTTCGTTATCGGAACGTCTTATTTCTTTTTTCTCGTTAAAACATGAGCTGTGTGTGATAGCCTGGTTTAACAGCTCTCTGTTTTTAAAGATATAACAAATAGTTTCTTCTAAAGGAGTAGGATACATAGTTCAGTTCAAGCCGGAGGCACAGAGAAAATATATTACCTTTGACTCTGTGCCTATATATAAACATGTTATAGCTTAAATGCTTCTTTCATTCCAGTAAATTTTTTTCTTAATTTCGGCTTTTCTATCTTTCCGGTAGGATTACGTGGCACTTCATCAAAAATAATCTTCCTCGGTCTTTTGTATTTGGGCAACCCCTCACAAAATTTTGCCACCTCTTCTTCAGTCAATGTTTTGCCCGGCACTACATCAATAATAACAGCAACAATCTCGCCAAGACGGTCATCCGGGAGCCCGATAGCCGCTGCATCCTTTACTTTGGGATTTGTATGGAGGAAATCTTCAACCTCAACAGGAAAAACATTCTCGCCGCCTGTTATAATAATATCTTTCTTGCGGTCAACAAGCCATATGAAGCCGTCTTCATCCTGTTTTGCCATGTCGCCTGTAAAGAGCCATCCATTAATAAGCGACTTTGCTGTTGCCTCCTGATTTTTGTAATATTCTCTCATCACACCATCACCGCGGACACATAGTTCTCCAGGTTCTCCGCTTTTCACAGGATTACCATTTTCATCAACAATCTTTGTTTCCCAATTAAAACCGGGTATACCGATGGCGCCTATCTTATGTTCATTCCCCATACCGAGGTGAACACATCCTGGTCCCGTAGATTCACTCAAACCATAGTTTGTATCGTAATCCATTGTCGGGAAATATTCTTTCCAGTGCTTTATAAGCGCCGGTGGTACAGGCTGGGCGCCTATGTGCATCAGCCTCCAATGGCTCAATTTATAGTCGGATGGTTTAAGCTCTCCGCTGTCAAACTTCAAAAGGATATCCTGAGCCCAAGGCACAAGCAGCCATACAATAGTTCCACCCTCCTCGCTTACCGCTTCAAGAACCCACTCAGGTGTTACACCCTTCAGAATAACTGCCTTACTCCCTACAATGAAGCTCCCGAACCAGTGCATCTTTGCCCCTGTGTGATAAAGCGGCGGGATCAGAATAAAACAGTCCTTTCTTGTCTGTCTGTGATGTGCATTTTCGGTAATACATGCGCTTAGCATATTCTTATGGGTAAGCAATATCGGTTTTGGCTGACCTGTAGTGCCGGAGGTAAAATAAAGGCCGCAGGGGTCATCATAGATTATTGTGGTATCCAGGGCCTTTGCTGGAGAAGCATCAACAAGAGATGCAAACGATTCGGCATAAGAAGGGATGGTTTTTCCTACACAGATATAATCTTTAACCGTGGGAAGCTTATCTTTTACAGCATCTATCCTGCCTGTAAACTCTTCATCAAATACAATCATCTTGGGTTCAGCAACATCACAGCAGTATTTAACATCATCGGCGGTAAAACGGAAATTGAGAGGTACAACCCATGCACCTGTCCGTACGATACCGAAGTATGCCGCGAGCCAGTCTATGGAATTCATCATAAAGTGTACAACTTTATCGCCTTTTTTAATGCCCTTCTTTGCAAGGACATTTGAAAATTGATTTGCCCTGTCATCAAACTGTTTCCAGGTTATCTCCTGCCTTGATTTTGGAGCAGCTGTTCGCTCGATTAGTGCCACATCATTTGGGCACATCCTTGCATTTCTTGCTAATATTTCACCTATATGTGTGTATACATCTATCATAATGAAGTCCTCCCCATGTGCTTGATAATTTTAGTATTGACAAATACTAACGTTCAATTTATCATGCTAAATAATATAATTGCAATACAAAAATAGTATACAAAAAAAAGGAGGGCATCATGAATTTTGCTGTTTTTTCCGGACTTAATGCAAGCAAATTTCCCAAAAGAGAATTTATCATTGAGAGCTACCCTTCAAAGGGGCTCAGAAGGAGCCTGACCTGGGAACAATTTGACGATCAGGCGAATAAGCTTGCAAATTATCTGAAGCAGGAATGCGGAATAAAAAAAGGCGATATCGTCGTGCACCTCGTGATGAACTGTATGGAGTGGTACGCAAGCTATATAGCTGTTTTGAAAATAGGCGCCACTGTAACGCCGCTGAATTTCCGTTTTGCAAGCAGTGATATCAAATATGCCGCAGATGTTACAAAATGTAAGGCATTTATTTTCGGTGAAGCCTTTAATCAGCGAGTTGAGCCGATCATGAAGGAGATGGATTACTGTAAACACTTTATCTGCCTTGGCGATAATTTATTGCCTGGTGTAAAATCATATAATGAGATCATGAAAAACGGCAACGGGACAAGCATCTGCGTCGAAGCAGATGATGATGAAATGGCTGAGCTTATGTTCACCTCAGGTACTACAGGAGCACCCAAACCAGTTTCCCATACCCATAAAACACTGTTTTTTATAGGCATAGGCAATGCTCTTACGTATAATGAGGGTTATAACAGCATCTACCTATCGCCGCATCCTTTCTACCACAGCGGCACTCTTTTTCTCTCTTTCCCCTGCTATATTGCGGCAGGCAAAGTGCTTATGCCTATGGAAATACAGCCTGAATTTTATTTAAGATCCATTGCCGACGAAAAATGCACCGGCGGCTGGAACACGGTGCCTACATGGTCTGATGTAATAAATGCCATTAAATCAGGCCAGGTTGACCTTTCAAAATACGACCTTTCCGCATTGAAGCATATCGAGATCGGCGCCCAGCCGGTTCCATATATCCTCCTGGAGGATTCGAAGAGGTTCTTCCCCAATCTGCCGATCGCAAATATCTATGGCATAACCGAAGGCGGCGGCGGCGGGCTTACAAACTGTTATGACGCAGACATCATGCGGAAACCTGGTTCAATAGGCCAGGCAACAGCATTTATGGAAGCAAAAGTGATTGATGCTGATAACAATGAACTGCCTGCAGGTCAGATTGGAGAACTTGTACTTAAGGGTCCCCGTCTCATGAAGGAATATGCCTTTAATGCTGAAATGACAGCCAAGACAATAACGGACGGATGGCTGCACACCGGAGATCTTGCCTATGTAGATGAAGAGGGTTTTATCTTTTTTGCAGACAGGGCAAAAGATCTTATCATCAGGGGCGGTGAAAACATCTTCCCGGCTGAAATAGAGGACGCATTACGGAAACACCCGAAGATTCAGGATGTGGCTGTACTTGGCTATCCGCATCCGAGACTTGTAGAGATCGTTATGGCTTTTGTTCAGGCAAAAGAAGGTGAAACATTGACTGACGATGAAATAATTAATTTTTGCAAAGAAAAGGGTCTCGCAAAGTTTAAATGGCCGGAAAAATTCGTCTATACGACTATTCCTCGCAACCCTGCCGGTAAGATCGAAAAACCGAAGCTGAGGGATATATATGTAAAACCAGCAAAAGATGAAATGGAGAAGGAATTCAAGAAAGGCAATTAAAAGACAGTATATTTAATAAAACCAGACAGACACAAAAACGCCCGTTGTATTCGACGGGCGTTTTTGTTAAACTGGTAAGTTGTTT
Protein-coding sequences here:
- a CDS encoding AMP-binding protein — translated: MIDVYTHIGEILARNARMCPNDVALIERTAAPKSRQEITWKQFDDRANQFSNVLAKKGIKKGDKVVHFMMNSIDWLAAYFGIVRTGAWVVPLNFRFTADDVKYCCDVAEPKMIVFDEEFTGRIDAVKDKLPTVKDYICVGKTIPSYAESFASLVDASPAKALDTTIIYDDPCGLYFTSGTTGQPKPILLTHKNMLSACITENAHHRQTRKDCFILIPPLYHTGAKMHWFGSFIVGSKAVILKGVTPEWVLEAVSEEGGTIVWLLVPWAQDILLKFDSGELKPSDYKLSHWRLMHIGAQPVPPALIKHWKEYFPTMDYDTNYGLSESTGPGCVHLGMGNEHKIGAIGIPGFNWETKIVDENGNPVKSGEPGELCVRGDGVMREYYKNQEATAKSLINGWLFTGDMAKQDEDGFIWLVDRKKDIIITGGENVFPVEVEDFLHTNPKVKDAAAIGLPDDRLGEIVAVIIDVVPGKTLTEEEVAKFCEGLPKYKRPRKIIFDEVPRNPTGKIEKPKLRKKFTGMKEAFKL
- a CDS encoding flavin reductase, which gives rise to MKTFQEIIPENLVDNPFKLIGKDWMLITAGTKQSFNTMTGAWGGLGILWNKNICFCVIRPNRYTYEFMERSDIYTLSFLEEQYRDILTYCGTKSGRDVNKVTETNLTPVFDNDSVYFAEARLVLICRKIYFQDIMPAHFLSPEIDEFYPLKDYHRMYVGEIARCLKK
- the rnc gene encoding ribonuclease III, which gives rise to MYPTPLEETICYIFKNRELLNQAITHSSCFNEKKEIRRSDNETLEYLGDAVLNSVVSIILYKKFCDRDEGFLSNARSSLVKRETLTEIARSINLKEHMNYGNGENNVPEESKVLSNMLEALIGAIYLDGGMRKTTQVIKKLFKPHFKEEKLTERSPKNVLQEYSQKKWSTLPKYKFSRKTKDGFTVIVCIGKEFKAKGMGKNKKEAEQNAAKLLLNNLIGAYTL
- a CDS encoding class I adenylate-forming enzyme family protein — its product is MNFAVFSGLNASKFPKREFIIESYPSKGLRRSLTWEQFDDQANKLANYLKQECGIKKGDIVVHLVMNCMEWYASYIAVLKIGATVTPLNFRFASSDIKYAADVTKCKAFIFGEAFNQRVEPIMKEMDYCKHFICLGDNLLPGVKSYNEIMKNGNGTSICVEADDDEMAELMFTSGTTGAPKPVSHTHKTLFFIGIGNALTYNEGYNSIYLSPHPFYHSGTLFLSFPCYIAAGKVLMPMEIQPEFYLRSIADEKCTGGWNTVPTWSDVINAIKSGQVDLSKYDLSALKHIEIGAQPVPYILLEDSKRFFPNLPIANIYGITEGGGGGLTNCYDADIMRKPGSIGQATAFMEAKVIDADNNELPAGQIGELVLKGPRLMKEYAFNAEMTAKTITDGWLHTGDLAYVDEEGFIFFADRAKDLIIRGGENIFPAEIEDALRKHPKIQDVAVLGYPHPRLVEIVMAFVQAKEGETLTDDEIINFCKEKGLAKFKWPEKFVYTTIPRNPAGKIEKPKLRDIYVKPAKDEMEKEFKKGN
- a CDS encoding radical SAM protein, which produces MIVPIFLPHLGCSDRCIYCDQGCITDVHSDDLPSLIKKSLENVKGNYEVGLFGGNIFNIEPSVLKMLFKYFDDFSERILNFRISTKPIPLNEETIRILKENRVTVVELGMPVFNDDILKKLNRGHTIEDFYRAFYLLKDRGFHVAIQVMVGLPDEMKNDIKETVRQIIRLSPHYIRIYPLVVLKNTPLHRMYESGFFVPVQFEEAIERATYIYLSALKHGIKTVKMGLTDNELIKDSVVAGQFHPALGYIVKSQAFYLAIKANIDAASLKGDVMVKLNSADIPHLIGHRRVNIEKFKEQGIYVAWEKHDIEKGNFILFADQRIIEGSIFDALSIN